One segment of Nostoc piscinale CENA21 DNA contains the following:
- a CDS encoding sensor histidine kinase, producing the protein MKKSENQKQIIIKTEATETETIKVRIIDNGSGIEPEIQSKIFDPFFTTKPVNKGAGLGLAISYQIIESHHGTISVKSEPDKGAEFIIEIPVRVNNNR; encoded by the coding sequence ATAAAAAAATCTGAAAATCAAAAGCAAATTATTATTAAAACTGAAGCAACAGAAACAGAAACTATCAAAGTCAGAATTATCGATAATGGCTCTGGAATAGAGCCAGAAATTCAAAGTAAAATATTCGACCCCTTCTTTACCACTAAACCTGTGAACAAAGGCGCTGGTTTAGGTTTAGCAATTAGCTATCAAATTATCGAAAGTCATCATGGTACTATTTCTGTCAAGTCTGAACCAGATAAGGGAGCAGAATTTATCATTGAAATTCCAGTCAGAGTTAACAATAATAGATGA
- a CDS encoding response regulator codes for MLLPNLNMQLASPNLLDELKLQTEDVKILLIDDQAIFGEAINRMIAKEPDITCNYVNDPSKALQSAIAIEPTVILLDLIMPDMDGLMLLRWFRSHQSTREVPIIMLSSKEEPILKAEAFAAGANDYLIKLPDAIELIARVRYHSKAYNNFKALSTATATAKLQAQELENTLHKLQTTQVQLIQTEKMSSLGRMVAGLAHEINNPVSFIHGNFNYLNEHIHTILRIVDIYQKEYPEAEQLIQDKIGDIDLDFIVDDFQKIISSMRVGTDRIKDIILSLRNFARLDQADRKAVNIHEGIESTLSLLNHRLKQEIEIVKEYSNLPLIECYAAQLNQVFSNIINNAIDVLLENKKI; via the coding sequence ATGCTATTACCTAATTTAAATATGCAGTTAGCATCACCAAATTTGCTTGATGAATTAAAGCTGCAAACCGAAGATGTCAAAATATTGTTAATTGATGATCAGGCAATATTTGGTGAAGCAATTAATCGCATGATTGCGAAGGAGCCTGATATTACTTGCAATTATGTTAATGATCCATCAAAGGCTTTGCAAAGTGCGATCGCTATTGAGCCAACAGTCATTTTGTTAGATTTAATTATGCCAGATATGGATGGCTTAATGCTGTTGCGTTGGTTTCGTTCTCATCAATCAACGCGGGAAGTTCCCATCATTATGTTATCTAGTAAAGAAGAACCAATACTCAAAGCTGAAGCCTTTGCTGCGGGAGCTAACGACTACCTAATTAAGTTACCAGATGCTATAGAATTAATTGCCCGCGTTCGTTATCATTCCAAAGCTTACAATAATTTTAAGGCACTCTCTACTGCCACCGCAACAGCGAAACTACAAGCACAAGAACTCGAAAATACACTCCATAAATTGCAAACAACTCAAGTGCAACTCATTCAAACAGAAAAAATGTCTAGCCTAGGCAGAATGGTTGCGGGTTTAGCTCATGAAATTAATAATCCCGTGAGTTTTATTCATGGCAATTTTAATTATCTCAATGAACATATTCATACTATTTTAAGAATAGTTGACATCTATCAAAAAGAATATCCCGAAGCTGAACAGTTGATTCAAGATAAAATTGGTGATATAGACTTAGATTTTATCGTAGATGACTTTCAAAAAATTATCTCTTCTATGAGAGTTGGAACTGACAGAATTAAAGATATTATACTTTCTTTAAGGAATTTTGCTCGCCTTGATCAAGCTGACAGAAAAGCTGTCAATATTCATGAAGGTATTGAAAGTACATTATCTTTATTAAATCATCGTCTCAAACAAGAAATAGAAATAGTTAAAGAATACTCGAACTTACCATTAATTGAATGTTATGCAGCCCAATTAAATCAAGTCTTTAGTAATATTATTAATAATGCGATTGATGTTTTATTAGAAAATAAAAAAATCTGA